One window from the genome of Musa acuminata AAA Group cultivar baxijiao chromosome BXJ1-4, Cavendish_Baxijiao_AAA, whole genome shotgun sequence encodes:
- the LOC103981257 gene encoding B3 domain-containing protein Os03g0120900-like, translating to MPFAAPSSSSTSSVASDSAAPVEPEHMFDKVVTPSDVGKLNRLVIPKQYAERYFPLDPLAADKGILLCFEDRTGKQWQFRYSYWGSSQSYVMTKGWSRFVKDKQLESGDTVSFGRASTGASARHGRLFIGWRRREQTQCRPPLPLPQIFSAARSSVPQWGGLFPFAVPPVYNMASNHGQYGGGRPYSPPQVRVQPGGGVAGASLLLDSPAVIRGTAKTKRVRLFGVDLECSEREERGDTRRDLQVLLLPKHSAMEEWSC from the coding sequence ATGCCGTTCGCtgccccctcctcttcttccacctcGTCGGTGGCTTCCGACTCTGCCGCCCCTGTGGAGCCAGAGCATATGTTCGACAAGGTGGTGACGCCGAGCGATGTCGGCAAGCTGAACCGCCTTGTGATCCCCAAGCAGTACGCGGAGAGGTACTTCCCCCTCGATCCCTTGGCCGCGGACAAGGGCATCCTGCTGTGCTTCGAGGATCGTACCGGAAAGCAGTGGCAGTTCCGCTACTCGTACTGGGGCAGCAGCCAAAGCTACGTCATGACCAAGGGGTGGAGCCGGTTCGTGAAGGACAAGCAGCTCGAATCCGGAGACACGGTCTCCTTCGGTCGTGCTAGTACAGGAGCGTCGGCCAGGCATGGTCGCCTCTTCATTGGATGGCGCCGGCGGGAACAAACCCAATGCCGCCCGCCGCTTCCCCTCCCACAGATCTTCTCTGCTGCCCGGTCGTCGGTACCACAGTGGGGTGGGCTTTTCCCGTTCGCCGTGCCTCCCGTGTACAATATGGCTTCGAACCATGGTCAATACGGAGGAGGCAGGCCGTATTCGCCGCCGCAAGTCAGGGTGCAACCCGGCGGCGGAGTGGCGGGGGCGTCATTACTTCTGGATTCACCGGCGGTGATCCGTGGCACGGCGAAGACAAAGCGAGTCAGGTTGTTCGGAGTCGACCTAGAGTGTTCCGAGAGGGAGGAACGTGGAGACACCCGGCGGGATCTGCAGGTGCTTCTGCTGCCGAAACACTCTGCAATGGAGGAATGGAGCTGCTGA